The following coding sequences lie in one Xylocopa sonorina isolate GNS202 chromosome 7, iyXylSono1_principal, whole genome shotgun sequence genomic window:
- the Tcs4 gene encoding threonyl-carbamoyl synthesis 4, producing the protein MIYNIRALFHCYVHKHIKNSGTYLCKCNAKVVKNFVHNEPAVVLGIESSCDDTGCGIVNSNRIILGESISSQYYTHLNYGGIIPPIARSLHVNNITRICEDALRAANLRLKDIDAIATTVKPGLPMSLKVGTAFGKYLAKIGQKPFIPIHHMEAHALTARIKEEVEFPYLVLLVSGGHCLLAIVENVNKFYLLGTTMNIAPGEMFDKIARRLKLRNIPEFSTLNGGSAIEAAASKTVNVDQFLFSPALSKYRNCNFSFGAYMSLCNDYIESEERKHNIIADMVIPDAYNLCASLQLATVNHICQRTQRAMEFINTNSLFPTNKRTLVVSGGVACNNFLAKALNILCTELGYTFVRTPPKLCTDNGIMIAWNGIEKLTANIDVIKDFNEIEKIEIKGKAPLGENWIEKVEAANIKCKWIKIKQKLHQTV; encoded by the exons atgaTTTATAATATACGCGCACTGTTTCACTGCTACGTGCATAAACATATTAAAAACAGTGGTACATACCTATGTAAATGTAATGCAAAAGTAGTGAAAAATTTTGTGCACAATGAACCTGCCGTAGTCTTAGGAATAGAATCTAGTTGTGATGACACGGGTTGTGGAATTGTTAACAGTAATAGAATCATCTTAGGCGAATCAATTAGTTCTCAatattatactcatttgaa TTACGGGGGTATAATTCCTCCAATTGCGAGATCATTGCATGTAAATAATATTACCAGAATTTGTGAAGATGCACTGAGAGCTGCAAATCTAAGATTGAAAGATATCGATGCGATAGCTACAACTGTAAAACCAGGTCTTCCAATGTCACTTAAAGTTGGAACAGCATTTGGTAAATATTTAGCCAAAATTGGACAGAAACCTTTTATACCGATACATCATATGGAAGCTCATGCTTTAACAGCAAGAATCAAAGAAGAA GTAGAATTTCCATACCTTGTTTTATTAGTTTCCGGTGGCCATTGTTTACTAGCAATTGTTGAAAATGtgaataagttttatttactTGGAACTACTATGAATATTGCCCCTGGAGAAATGTTTGACAAG ATTGCAAGAAGACTCAAATTAAGAAATATTCCAGAATTCAGTACATTGAACGGTGGATCAGCTATAGAAGCTGCAGCAAGTAAAACAGTAAATGTTGACCAATTTTTATTTTCACCTGCACTGTCAAAGTATCGTAATTGTAACTTCAGTTTTGGTGCATACATGTCTTTATGTAATGACTATATTGAATCTGAAGAGAGGAAACATAATATAATCGCTGATATGGTGATTCCTGATGCATATAATTTATGTGCATCACTTCAATTAGCTACTGTAAATCATATCTGTCAAAGAACACAAAGAGCAATGGAATTTATTAATACGAATTCATTATTTCCTACAAACAAACGAACACTG GTTGTATCCGGAGGTGTCGCATGCAATAATTTTCTAGCCAAAGCATTAAATATTCTATGTACAGAATTGGGTTATACCTTTGTAAGGACTCCACCTAAATTATGCACTGACAATGGAATAATGATTGCATGGAATGGAATAGAAAAATTGACCGCAAACATAGATGTTATTAAGGATTTTAATGAAAtagaaaaaatagaaataaaaggAAAGGCTCCACTTGGAGAAAATTGGATTGAAAAAGTAGAAGCTGCAAATATAAAGTGTAAATGGATAAAAATAAAGCAAAAACTTCACCAAACAGTTTAA
- the LOC143425315 gene encoding GTP-binding protein 10 homolog has product MVILTRLLGYSQKIPRKYKRQGLIDSLRIHVTGGTGGSGLPSYGGIGGAGGNVYVIAKEGLTLKHVKNKIKNMKIKAGAGGDSSKKGLIGVPGTDLNINIPIGITVYDENRIKLGEINSEDTKLMVAKGGEGGCEKTGYCGLKGENRIIVLDLQLLADVGLIGFPNAGKSTFLKAISNAKPKIASYPFTTIKPQIGTINYKDYRQITVADLPGLIEGAHINKGMGHKFLKHIERTKLLLFIVDIQGCQISLKYAHRSCLETVLLLNKEIELYKPDLLDKPAMIIINKMDTKGANEIYNEIKLKLSNLSGSLSEFDKSIQPRKVLQFHDILTASLISKNITEITEIKDRIRYIIDKYEEQQILAQNTVSYEDHLYAKLKRQAQQHAPTLI; this is encoded by the exons ATGGTTATATTAACACGACTATTAGGTTACTCGCAGAAG ATACCAAGGAAATATAAGCGACAAGGTTTAATTGACAGTTTACGTATTCACGTAACCGGTGGTACCGGTGGTTCTGGATTACCTAGTTACGGTGGAATAGGTGGAGCAGGAGGAAATGTATATGTTATCGCAAAAGAAGGACTAACATTAAAACATGttaagaataaaataaaaaatatgaaaataaaaGCAGGAGCAGGAGGTGACAGTTCAAAAAAAGGACTTATTGGAGTGCCTGGAACagatttaaatataaatataccaATCGGTATTACTGTGTACGATGAAAATCGCATTAAACTTG GTGAAATAAATTCAGAGGATACAAAATTGATGGTTGCTAAAGGTGGAGAAGGAGGATGTGAAAAGACAGGATACTGTGGACTTAAAGGTGAAAATCGCATCATAGTTCTTGATCTTCAATTACTTGCCGATGTAGGCTTAATAGGTTTTCCAAATGCAGGCAAGAGTACTTTTTTAAAAGCAATTTCAAATGCTAAACCAAAGATTGCTAGTTATCCAT tTACAACTATAAAACCACAAATAGGTACCATAAATTATAAAGATTACAGACAAATCACAGTTGCAGATTTACCAGGTTTAATCGAAGGTGCACATATTAATAAAGGGATGGGTCATAAATTTTTAAAACACATAGAGAGAACGAAATTACTTCTATTTATTGTAGACATTCAGGGATGTCAAATTTCTCTTAAATATGCTCATAGATCTTGCCTAGAAACTGTCCTTCTGTTAAACAAAGAAATTGAACTGTATAAACCAGATTTGTTAGATAAACCAGCAATGATTATAATAAACAAAATGGATACCAAAGGTGCAAATGAAATTTATAATGAAATCAAATTAAAATTAAGTAATCTATCGGGATCTCTCTCAGAATTTGATAAATCAATTCAACCAAGAAAAGTGTTGCAATTTCATGATATCTTAACGGCATCTTTGATCTCAAAAAATATAACTGAAATAACAGAAATAAAGGACAGAATTAGATATATCATTGATAAGTATGAGGAACAGCAAATTTTGGCTCAAAATACTGTTTCATATGAAGATCATTTGTATGCAAAATTAAAACGGCAAGCGCAACAACATGCACCCACActtatataa
- the LOC143425313 gene encoding solute carrier family 2, facilitated glucose transporter member 1 isoform X1, giving the protein MDRDDEDFGEGFIAESHPLRPTHLSVPLSGRPDSRAPSISSSVSDLDVPIYTRETTIPVSARKGLNGRLAFAIAAAALGSSFQHGYNTGVVNAPQQLIEDWISELKMNRTGTPTKQSEVTMIWSIAVSIFCVGGMIGGSLVGSVADRFGRKGGLLLNNILVLLTVIFEGCAKAAKSYEMIIIGRFLIGINAGLNAGLAPMYLSEISPIHLRGAVGTVYQLVITMSILVSQILGLEQILGTADQWPLLLCLTIVPAIFQVITLPLCPESPKYLLLTKGKDMEAQRALSWVRGTIEVHDEMDEMRTEYESVRLVPKVTLKELFVNSALRIPLIIAIMVMFAQQLSGINAVMFFSTKIFTMAQLDKNAAQNATMGVGAMNVLMTFISLILVERAGRKTLLLIGFTGMFIDTTLLAICLAFADTSRTAAYFSIVLVIMFVVLFATGPGSIPWFLVSELFNQSARPAATSVAIAVNWTANFIVSIGFLPLQEALGAYVFIIFAALQAFFVFFIYKKVPETKNKTMEEISSMFRQISYK; this is encoded by the exons atggaTCGAGATGACGAGGACTTTGGAGAGGGTTTCATCGCGGAATCTCACCCACTTAGGCCAACGCATCTTTCCGTCCCTCTCAGTGGTCGACCTGATTCCAGAGCACCTAGTATCAGCAGCAGTGTTAGTGATTTGGATGTTCCAATTTATACCAGAGAAACAACCATACCAGTCTCCGCTCGAAAA GGTCTTAATGGACGGTTAGCATTTGCTATTGCAGCTGCTGCACTTGGATCATCGTTCCAACATGGGTACAATACTGGTGTCGTTAATGCACCTCAGCAG CTTATCGAGGACTGGATCAGCGAGTTGAAAATGAACCGTACCGGTACACCGACGAAACAATCGGAAGTAACGATGATATGGTCCATAGCAGTATCGATATTCTGCGTTGGCGGAATGATCGGTGGTTCTTTGGTGGGTTCGGTAGCCGATCGTTTTGGCAGAAAAGGTGGTTTACTGTTGAACAACATACTGGTTCTCCTGACTGTAATCTTCGAGGGCTGTGCGAAAGCTGCGAAGAGTTACGAGATGATAATCATCGGAAGATTTCTAATCGGTATCAATGCAGGATTAAACGCTGGTCTGGCGCCCATGTATCTATCTGAAATATCACCTATTCACCTGCGAGGAGCTGTTGGCACTGTTTATCAGCTGGTTATCACTATGTCTATTCTGGTATCACAGATTCTTGGATTGGAGCAAATTTTGGGTACGGCCGATCAATGGCCGCTTCTTTTATGTCTGACGATCGTACCTGCGATCTTTCAAGTGATTACCCTTCCGCTCTGCCCTGAGAGTCCGAAATATTTATTGCTCACTAAAGGAAAGGACATGGAAGCTCAAAGAG CTTTGTCCTGGGTGCGTGGCACGATCGAAGTTCACGATGAGATGGATGAAATGAGGACGGAGTATGAATCAGTGAGACTTGTGCCAAAGGTCACGCTTAAAGAACTGTTTGTAAATTCTGCTCTTAGAATTCCATTGATAATTGCGATCATGGTTATGTTCGCTCAACAATTGTCCGGAATAAATGCTGTGATGTTCTTTTCGACGAAGATCTTTACGATGGCACAATTGGATAAAAATGCTGCTCAGAACGCGACGATGGGCGTCGGAGCAATGAACGTCCTTATGACTTTTATTTCTTTGATACTTGTCGAAAGAGCAGGACGAAAAACGTTGCTGCTGATTGGGTTCACTGGAATGTTTATCGATACTACGTTACTCGCGATCTGTCTTGCTTTTGCG GATACATCCCGTACAGCAGCCTATTTCTCGATTGTACTGGTAATCATGTTCGTTGTCCTGTTTGCTACTGGACCAGGTAGCATTCCTTGGTTCTTGGTATCCGAGTTGTTTAACCAATCGGCAAGACCTGCCGCGACGTCTGTTGCTATCGCGGTAAATTGGACGGCAAATTTCATCGTCAGTATTGGATTCCTGCCACTGCAAGAGGCTTTAGGTGCTTACGTATTCATTATTTTTGCCGCGTTACAAGCATTCTTTGTTTTCTTCATTTACAAGAAAGTTCCGGAAACGAAGAACAAAACGATGGAGGAGATTAGTAGCATGTTCCGACAAATATCGTACAAGTAA
- the LOC143425313 gene encoding solute carrier family 2, facilitated glucose transporter member 1 isoform X3, with amino-acid sequence MSKGQLQGLNGRLAFAIAAAALGSSFQHGYNTGVVNAPQQLIEDWISELKMNRTGTPTKQSEVTMIWSIAVSIFCVGGMIGGSLVGSVADRFGRKGGLLLNNILVLLTVIFEGCAKAAKSYEMIIIGRFLIGINAGLNAGLAPMYLSEISPIHLRGAVGTVYQLVITMSILVSQILGLEQILGTADQWPLLLCLTIVPAIFQVITLPLCPESPKYLLLTKGKDMEAQRALSWVRGTIEVHDEMDEMRTEYESVRLVPKVTLKELFVNSALRIPLIIAIMVMFAQQLSGINAVMFFSTKIFTMAQLDKNAAQNATMGVGAMNVLMTFISLILVERAGRKTLLLIGFTGMFIDTTLLAICLAFADTSRTAAYFSIVLVIMFVVLFATGPGSIPWFLVSELFNQSARPAATSVAIAVNWTANFIVSIGFLPLQEALGAYVFIIFAALQAFFVFFIYKKVPETKNKTMEEISSMFRQISYK; translated from the exons ATGAGTAAAGGGCAGCTACAG GGTCTTAATGGACGGTTAGCATTTGCTATTGCAGCTGCTGCACTTGGATCATCGTTCCAACATGGGTACAATACTGGTGTCGTTAATGCACCTCAGCAG CTTATCGAGGACTGGATCAGCGAGTTGAAAATGAACCGTACCGGTACACCGACGAAACAATCGGAAGTAACGATGATATGGTCCATAGCAGTATCGATATTCTGCGTTGGCGGAATGATCGGTGGTTCTTTGGTGGGTTCGGTAGCCGATCGTTTTGGCAGAAAAGGTGGTTTACTGTTGAACAACATACTGGTTCTCCTGACTGTAATCTTCGAGGGCTGTGCGAAAGCTGCGAAGAGTTACGAGATGATAATCATCGGAAGATTTCTAATCGGTATCAATGCAGGATTAAACGCTGGTCTGGCGCCCATGTATCTATCTGAAATATCACCTATTCACCTGCGAGGAGCTGTTGGCACTGTTTATCAGCTGGTTATCACTATGTCTATTCTGGTATCACAGATTCTTGGATTGGAGCAAATTTTGGGTACGGCCGATCAATGGCCGCTTCTTTTATGTCTGACGATCGTACCTGCGATCTTTCAAGTGATTACCCTTCCGCTCTGCCCTGAGAGTCCGAAATATTTATTGCTCACTAAAGGAAAGGACATGGAAGCTCAAAGAG CTTTGTCCTGGGTGCGTGGCACGATCGAAGTTCACGATGAGATGGATGAAATGAGGACGGAGTATGAATCAGTGAGACTTGTGCCAAAGGTCACGCTTAAAGAACTGTTTGTAAATTCTGCTCTTAGAATTCCATTGATAATTGCGATCATGGTTATGTTCGCTCAACAATTGTCCGGAATAAATGCTGTGATGTTCTTTTCGACGAAGATCTTTACGATGGCACAATTGGATAAAAATGCTGCTCAGAACGCGACGATGGGCGTCGGAGCAATGAACGTCCTTATGACTTTTATTTCTTTGATACTTGTCGAAAGAGCAGGACGAAAAACGTTGCTGCTGATTGGGTTCACTGGAATGTTTATCGATACTACGTTACTCGCGATCTGTCTTGCTTTTGCG GATACATCCCGTACAGCAGCCTATTTCTCGATTGTACTGGTAATCATGTTCGTTGTCCTGTTTGCTACTGGACCAGGTAGCATTCCTTGGTTCTTGGTATCCGAGTTGTTTAACCAATCGGCAAGACCTGCCGCGACGTCTGTTGCTATCGCGGTAAATTGGACGGCAAATTTCATCGTCAGTATTGGATTCCTGCCACTGCAAGAGGCTTTAGGTGCTTACGTATTCATTATTTTTGCCGCGTTACAAGCATTCTTTGTTTTCTTCATTTACAAGAAAGTTCCGGAAACGAAGAACAAAACGATGGAGGAGATTAGTAGCATGTTCCGACAAATATCGTACAAGTAA
- the LOC143425313 gene encoding solute carrier family 2, facilitated glucose transporter member 1 isoform X2, which produces MTLKTIELELPYFNRAGLNGRLAFAIAAAALGSSFQHGYNTGVVNAPQQLIEDWISELKMNRTGTPTKQSEVTMIWSIAVSIFCVGGMIGGSLVGSVADRFGRKGGLLLNNILVLLTVIFEGCAKAAKSYEMIIIGRFLIGINAGLNAGLAPMYLSEISPIHLRGAVGTVYQLVITMSILVSQILGLEQILGTADQWPLLLCLTIVPAIFQVITLPLCPESPKYLLLTKGKDMEAQRALSWVRGTIEVHDEMDEMRTEYESVRLVPKVTLKELFVNSALRIPLIIAIMVMFAQQLSGINAVMFFSTKIFTMAQLDKNAAQNATMGVGAMNVLMTFISLILVERAGRKTLLLIGFTGMFIDTTLLAICLAFADTSRTAAYFSIVLVIMFVVLFATGPGSIPWFLVSELFNQSARPAATSVAIAVNWTANFIVSIGFLPLQEALGAYVFIIFAALQAFFVFFIYKKVPETKNKTMEEISSMFRQISYK; this is translated from the exons ATGACTCTGAAAACAATCGAATTGGAGTTACCCTATTTTAACAGAGCG GGTCTTAATGGACGGTTAGCATTTGCTATTGCAGCTGCTGCACTTGGATCATCGTTCCAACATGGGTACAATACTGGTGTCGTTAATGCACCTCAGCAG CTTATCGAGGACTGGATCAGCGAGTTGAAAATGAACCGTACCGGTACACCGACGAAACAATCGGAAGTAACGATGATATGGTCCATAGCAGTATCGATATTCTGCGTTGGCGGAATGATCGGTGGTTCTTTGGTGGGTTCGGTAGCCGATCGTTTTGGCAGAAAAGGTGGTTTACTGTTGAACAACATACTGGTTCTCCTGACTGTAATCTTCGAGGGCTGTGCGAAAGCTGCGAAGAGTTACGAGATGATAATCATCGGAAGATTTCTAATCGGTATCAATGCAGGATTAAACGCTGGTCTGGCGCCCATGTATCTATCTGAAATATCACCTATTCACCTGCGAGGAGCTGTTGGCACTGTTTATCAGCTGGTTATCACTATGTCTATTCTGGTATCACAGATTCTTGGATTGGAGCAAATTTTGGGTACGGCCGATCAATGGCCGCTTCTTTTATGTCTGACGATCGTACCTGCGATCTTTCAAGTGATTACCCTTCCGCTCTGCCCTGAGAGTCCGAAATATTTATTGCTCACTAAAGGAAAGGACATGGAAGCTCAAAGAG CTTTGTCCTGGGTGCGTGGCACGATCGAAGTTCACGATGAGATGGATGAAATGAGGACGGAGTATGAATCAGTGAGACTTGTGCCAAAGGTCACGCTTAAAGAACTGTTTGTAAATTCTGCTCTTAGAATTCCATTGATAATTGCGATCATGGTTATGTTCGCTCAACAATTGTCCGGAATAAATGCTGTGATGTTCTTTTCGACGAAGATCTTTACGATGGCACAATTGGATAAAAATGCTGCTCAGAACGCGACGATGGGCGTCGGAGCAATGAACGTCCTTATGACTTTTATTTCTTTGATACTTGTCGAAAGAGCAGGACGAAAAACGTTGCTGCTGATTGGGTTCACTGGAATGTTTATCGATACTACGTTACTCGCGATCTGTCTTGCTTTTGCG GATACATCCCGTACAGCAGCCTATTTCTCGATTGTACTGGTAATCATGTTCGTTGTCCTGTTTGCTACTGGACCAGGTAGCATTCCTTGGTTCTTGGTATCCGAGTTGTTTAACCAATCGGCAAGACCTGCCGCGACGTCTGTTGCTATCGCGGTAAATTGGACGGCAAATTTCATCGTCAGTATTGGATTCCTGCCACTGCAAGAGGCTTTAGGTGCTTACGTATTCATTATTTTTGCCGCGTTACAAGCATTCTTTGTTTTCTTCATTTACAAGAAAGTTCCGGAAACGAAGAACAAAACGATGGAGGAGATTAGTAGCATGTTCCGACAAATATCGTACAAGTAA